The stretch of DNA CTAGTCTATACATTCTGTTGGATCGTGCGAATAAGGAATCCATGCCGAACGTTTTTAATCCAGCTTTTGAAACTTCAAGGGTCTATTCCTTGTAAAAATTGCACTACTTTTGAGTAATTTAGTTCTGGTAACTTGACGTTTTGTGGACAGCCTTGActcctttatcttcttttatcAGATGCATCAATGTAATGGACCTATTTAGCTGCATCCGTCCAGTAAAGTGCATATATTCATTCAGCCTTTGAATTGAAAATAGCCGCTATTTTGAATAGCCTTTTGTTGGTCATTTGCATCTTTCGGCAATTTTCAAATGGTTGCGACAAGTCAACTGCCTGAAAACCATGCTTACGCGATAACATTTATCTTCCACGAAACAAGACACAAGAAGTTACCTGATATTTTACAAGTCAAAGCGTCATGCATAGAGCGGCTTTTTGAACACGACATAAAAGGCTCTTCAAGAGACCTGTTTCTTTTGTCTCACTCCATGAAAAGAGTGTATCACACACAAAAGACTGTGCATAACATTTACTCTTTTATTGACTGTACAAACTTAAATACAGCTGAAAATTCCCAGGGCAAAACACCGTGGTCTCTTGAGATTGCTTTAAAACGCAGCTGTTGAAAATcgatttcaataaatatttttagGGCACGAAAACTGGCTAAAAACCGCAGGTACTTTACACATAGTGTCACCAGCGGGCGTGTCGCTCTTAAACGCTTGCGAGTTGCGACTTCTAGCAGATAAGATTAAAAAGGAAGCACTTATTCATGTTGCTTAGCACTTTTCAACAGCTAAGCGTCTTACACAAGAATGGTTTGATATTACCTTAATAACTAAGTCAATGTATCACGGATTAGGAAGCGAGAACTACACGGGTCCCAGACAAAACCATTATTAGGAAACGCTTACAATCGGTATCAAAAAGTTCTTAGTTCAATGAGTAGATAGCTTTAGGCGTATTTAACTCAGAAAAATACTAAAACTCGGTGTTGTTGCTACTCCGATATTATGCTTCAAAAGGTTTCAGCCAGGAACAATAGAAATATGTGAATGAAGATCATTGAggcgtgaaaacaagaaacttcTAAATTGTCGAATATTGTGCCACATAACATTCTCGCCACCGAGAAAATCTAATAAGTTTTAAAATTGTAACTGAGGACTTGAATCTCTTTCTTAATCTAATTTCGATACGCTGAATGATACTGAATTTACAACTTTTTTGAGATGATTTACACGCCTGACCGCCTAAAACATCCAAGCCTAACCTAGGTTGAATCTATTATCTAGTTCAGGGAATTGTTTAGCCCTTTAATTGCTTTGATGCCAACTTAACGACGGTTTTAAACCATAAAATatcaaactttaaaaaaacaacttcTGTTTCTAGCAATTACCCTTCATTTGAAAAGTATCTAAACACAAATTATCTTTCACGTTATTTCCTAAGACACATTTCCTAAGACACATGTCTCTACAGTCGGTTCTCGTCCGTTAAAAGTCGCCTCGCCGCGCTCTTTTAAATATTGATCGGGATTTCAGCCATTCCGTAAGGGTATGAGCCGTACGGATTCCCTTGCGAATAATTTGAGTGGTGGTTTAAGGATGGGCTTTTACCCTTCAAATACATAGAGCTCTGTTCCTGGTAGGCGTAAGTCGATGGATAACCGCAGGGAACACTTGGAACAGCAGAAGAACTGACACCAAACGATGCTGCCGAGTTATTGTCACTTGATATTGGAGTTGAAAATGGACTCAAAGAACCCGTCATGGGTGGCGGTACCGGGCAGGGAGGGGGTATTTGGCCAAACGAGTTGTATCCAAGGCTGTTGGTTCCTTGTTGTAATGGGCTGTATCCAAGAGTAGGTGCGCCCTTGCTCCAATAGTTCGAGCTGTAGTTCGGGAAAACCGACGGTGCTGTTTCCGAGCTGTCATAGCGAAGCGAGCTCGGACTATCGTAGTATCCATTCACACTTGGAATGATTGTGCCAGGCTTTTCTTGTCCAAGGACATTACTTGggttgtttttctctttctttcgcCATTTTGCTCTGCGATTCTTAAACCACACCTGGAGAAAATCAAGTATAAAATTTGTCAACGCTGTAGAGAGCTTTCTTGCATCTTATCTTCTTAAGGAATATAATGCAATGATAAATAACACTTGTCAGAGCTCTATTTTTctctgctaaaaaaaaaaaagtacaaacaCTGTGACAAAGGTTTTTGCCTTCAACCTATAGTCTCCTTAAACACGGTCTTCTCTTTGCGTTGATAGTAATTCAGTTCACTGAAGAAGAGCTAATTTGTTTGAAACCCTACCAGCGGCGTTTATAATGTGACCACTCGATATTATTATGACCATGCTAAAATGTCGACAACGCATTGTTAGAAGTCCAAGCTAGATCCCTTAACCTTCAAAGTTAAATGACAAAATTGGAATGCATCGCAGGTAGTTCTTTAGTACGTTTAATTTGATAAGTAAGGTTCTTTCGCAAGAAAGAAAGATGTACAGCCATTACGATGTCTAAAACACCGGATGTTTCAGAGAGTCTGTTTGTGCTTCAATTCGAGCCATTGTGTCGCGTCGTTTTTCGAAAAAGAAGCGTATATGTTATTCAATATTTGGCGATTCTAGGCTGCGTTTCAAATGGCTGTTTCTAAACGTATGAACACAGGTACACTTGGTATTGAGTAATTTCCAAAGGTGTTAACACCAAAAGCCGTCCAGTTCTATAATTTAGGTGGTGCAGAGGACTTAAGAGACAAAAAGGGCTTAAAGAACAAATAAGATTTCCAGGCGAGAAATACACACTGTTTTTGCAAAGTTTGCTCTTTCCGAAGTTAAACAAGCAACATGAAATCAAAGCGGGCTGGTGTGGTGAACGCCAGGTGATTTGGAAACGGTTTCCCGACTTTCACGACAAACAAAGTTACCGTAATTGCACGAACATATACCTCGGAGAAACGCATTAAAAAAGCAAACATCTTGACGATATTCGAgtctttaaaatgattttaatccTAATTTGTTAGATCTGTGTCATGATCGAGATGTTGCGTTGTCCAAGAAAGCACTGAAGAGGAAAACATGTACGATGTTTCTTCTTGGGGCGGTACCATTATTTTATGTGCCAGGTTTTCTGCTTAGTAGCGGTAAATAATTTACGCTTCGTGTGCAAGAGCAAGAACTCTGTTTGTGCTGTTTTTCATTCTGTATTTAAAATGCGGGACTTAAGTGGTGCTTgtttaaaagcaaacaaacataGCATGTTTCTTATAAGCTTAGCTACGACAAAACGTGATTTCTCTGCGCCGAGAATGATTCAGTTTAAGTGTGGATTGCCCGACGCGTGCAAACCATAAGTGTGTAAATTTATCTTCGACTTGAATTATTTAAAATCGACCAAACTGTTTCGAATGCGCTTCATTCCAGGATATTTAAACAGACTGTCTATATACATACCCTCACTCTAGCTTCTGTCAAGCTCGTCCACAAAGCAATATCTTCTCTAACCGCCATGTCTGGATACCGGTTTCGGGCGAACATGGCCTCCATCTCTTGCAGCTGATAGGACGTGAAGTGTGTTCGTTGCCTCCGTTGTTTTCGTTTCGTCTTCGTGCCTTCTTCTTCCACAATTGTGTTTTCTGTCCGACAAAACGTAAACAACGTTCATTCATTTATAAGTGCCCCCCGGCAGACATAGTAGTGATTGTAAGTACAATTTGCACGACGGAACTCGCCGCTCCGTTTTCCTGGAATGTCTCTGAAGCGCTTGCTACGCCTAGTATGGCACGTTCGCACGTTCAATTGTAAGGAGTAAGAACACATATTGTTGTTTCAGGCAAGATTAACACTTAATCCCTGAGAAATCCTGAACTAATTAGAACTTAGTTATCTAGAATCCTGGAAAGTAATCTAGGTTTCTTCCTTCCCCAGAGGAAAGTCTTACCTTCGAGTGAGTTCGTGCGCTTTTCGGATAACTCCTTGCTGGACAGGTTGTTGTTCATGTCGTATGAAGGCAACTCGGGTGAATCCCTGGGGGAAGTCATATttcaaaaactgatttttcttttttcggttGATGATTTACTTAGTAGGATTTTCTTGAGGTCCTTGAATTCTCCTTGAGTTGCTTAAGGCTTTGGTATAGTGCTCTGTCCCTAGCTTTGAGAAAACTGTCTTGTTCCTTATGCAACCGGCATGCGTTTAAGTCGGGACTGAGACTTCATGCGTCAGTgagtttctttacaaactatACTGATGCTGTAAAGTACtgccagccaatcagaaagcgaCTTTATTATAAATAAACTCATATCTATATTAATTACATTTTAACGCTTTCAATTGTTTAGCTTGAAAAATACTTCGCAAATGTCAATTGCGGTATGAGACGCCGACTCTTTGTGGGTTGCCGTTGACTAATTATCTGGAGAACAATTTCATTCTTCATCTCGGAAAAGGGAAAAGACGCAACCACGAACAACAAAGTTTCACATATCTGGATAGGCGCACGGCTGGTTTCACGCAAGTTAAATGCTTCAACGTTTTCACCGTTAGGCGTTCGAGAACGACGTGAGAGGTTTAGAAAACGCGCGTGATTAGAGGAGAAAATTATGTCTGTAAAGCAAACCTCAACAAAGTGCATATTTTTCGTAATAATATGCAAATAAATCTGACCGTACCAAAGCGAACTGGCAAAACAATTCGTCTAAAATTTGTTGATTGAGTTTTGTCAAGTACTTCATTGTGGAGCTGATACACTCCTAAAGCAAGCTTTCGAGCCCTAATTAGGCTAGCCGCGATTTGATTTGCAAACTGTTTGACTTTCAGCTAGAAAGAAGCGCTTTCTGTCAATCCTGTCTCGGAAACAATTGTGAATTCGAGTACTTTAAGGCCGTTATCAAACATTGTAGGAACTTCTAGCTATTGCTGGAATAATGAAGGCTATTATGCCATTACCACACAAAGAATCTGTGTTGCGCAAATCTATGTCACCACGAACTCGCTTCTCGACTTATTTTTTATTggatttttcaatgtttacttagCACACAAAAGCGAAATTTTCGTCAAGTCAAAACTTTATTAAAGGCCATGTATCGAGTAATTTGTTAGAAAAGACACAGTAAAGTAAACAGAGAGCTTTGTGTTGTCTACAATGAGTAGTTTATTAAATTCGGTCTTGCCGCCTTCCGTAGACAATTTCTTTCGGTCTATTTCAGTCATTTTATTACACTGACAATGGCGCTTCcacatttacaaaaaatgagAACAAAACTGACGTGGAGGAAAAGCAGTTTGAAGTACAAGCAAATGCTCGAGGTGTCAACCATGTTTTACACTTTTTCTTGCTGCAGAAATTAGTAAAATCGAATTTCAAGGATATTTCAACGTCCCAACGCCAGAAAACCCGATTAATATTCATGATTTGCTGAGTGTGTTCCTCTACCGACAGAGCGGTTGTTGTATACACAGTTTCTGCTTTCTTTACGCCTCAACTAGAACGTCCGAATAACTGTATAGTCGCGATTTCTGTATACACTCTTTAATCTTCTCGCGACCTAGAAATATATTCGTCAAATACTTAGAGCACATTGACGTTGTTCGTCGGCTTGCTCTATAGCTTGCTAATTAGCTATTGATCTTGGAAAAAGCTAACAAagattttttaattaatgaGAAATACTTTGCAAAGTAAGGGGGCGAGACTGCTCTCGTCTTAACGTGAGCTTGTATTACTGTGTGTGGAGCCGGCTAAAACATTACCTTGAGTTAAGTAATTTGTTGCCTTAATTGGAGTTTAAAGGCCAGGGCGTTTGTATTGAGATGAAAAATAAGAGTGATAGTAAACAAAGAGAAAACTGTTTAAATGCTATCCATTTCCTTCGGAAACGAAGCCGATGAAAGGATACACGTTTTTCGCCGACTTTCATCTTGATTCGAAAATTCACCTTAAAGTCACTCAATTGTAGCTattaggaaaaaaaatgaattttcagttcGCAAGATcatcagaaggaaaaaaaaaacaggcgaACACGAAATACCTCTCGTTGGTTGTTCTAACTGataagaaataaagattttaaaCTATAGAGATTTCTAAGTTTAGAAGAAACTTATACAGCGTGAAAAGTAGACAGGGAAGGTTTTGCCCAAGTGCTGTCATTTGAATAGAGGAAGGTTTGCCGCGAAATTCAAAATAGATATCTATATATCTCGATGGTAAATCAGCCTGGCATTGAGAGCGACCGTTTAGTCTACAAATGTGTAAATGGTTTAATTCCTCTTTAATTTTGCCCCTGAGCTCTTTTGATAAGAAAAGAAGCACATTCGATGTTTTAGCAGGGGCTAGGAAACCCATCCAACTTCTGCCTTTTATTCGTGGTTTAAAAACATGCACTTAAGTGGGTGTGGGTGAATAACAGACTTTAAGATAGCACCCACCCATTCGGTAAATAAATATCGATATTAAAGGTTAGTTTTTCATCGTGCCGGTATATCGAAATGTTTATCTTGCATTACATGTTCTTTTAAGATGTGATTTATTAAAGTAActagtgattttttttctctcttctcaTTATGATAATGCTTCGAAGAAGAATGCTTCGAACGCTGGATGATTTTCTTATTAGAGCGGTTCCTTGCAGCCACACACATCTTTCAATCTCCTAATGATATCTAATTGACGGATCTCATTTCCAAAATGATAGCCATTTTCCTATTCCTTTCACCTGTTTGCTTGATAATGCATTAGGCTGATAAGACAAAAATCCATTTTGGCCTTTCATAGAAATCGATTCCGACTGGGACAGCTGGGTCCGGATACTAATCAAAATGGTCATTTGGGACAAAAAAAAGACGCGATCTATTTTAACGGTCAtgtttttttatggttttgtccaggaaaattcaaataaaagcgTTCGACTGATTTCCGTACGTAAAGCAAAATGTGggtaaaaaagagaaataaataaaattccGGGTAAAACGTTTGCGAAAGAAAGGCTAAAGAGTAGCAGTtacttttttgaagaaacaaaaaaaaaacccaatgtTGTCGATAAATCGCACAGTGGGCGAGTTTCTATGAGAATTGTACTGTTGCGTCGTCGAGGAATGAGCAGTCCAAATCTACATTTGGTCAGTGAACTGAATTCCCGGGACTGAGTTGTCAAGGAAAATATATGTTTTGGGCTTAAAAGCCGTGCCGAAGTTGTGCTCTTCAAAGCTTTGGTTTGTCTCACTGCAGTTTCACGTAGTTAAGACCAATTGGCAGTTTAAAAAAGGCATATCTGATATATTCCACATAATTTGATCCAGTGTATCTCTGAAAGCACTGTCGGGTTAGAAAAGTCACCATCAGGCCTAAAATTACTTCGGATTTTACCTTAGCACAACATTACTGCGTACTACGGCGTAGTTTGTGAAGGCCCCGCCTTTTCTCCACGACAGAATTGGTTAAAATGACGAAATGGAGAAGTGGTATTCgcacttatctgaacaatttgagcaagtGTCTCGTAGTGCAGGATAAGATAGAACTTGAAAAATACATTGCAGTTACCTCGGGAcaacaaaaacttttcttttctaaATGGCAGAACTTTACACACATTCTTGTTGATTGTACATAAGAGTGTTTTCCGTCAATGTACCGCATTTTAAGTActtgcaacttttgttttgtattttattttttctttctacttCGCATTGCTTTTTATGTTGTAAATTAATACGGTTTGGAAAGTACTGTAGTCACTGCactgttagtattgtaagtatagtAACTTTTGTTAAtaaatgttgtgtattgaaaaaaaaaaaaaaaaaatagtgtctCGTATgcacaactgaaaaattcaggtgtcttcaacgggattcgaactcacATGACCTCTGGGATGCTGGtgtaatgctctaccaactgagctatgaagctactcagttgggaacaggtcaatgtgttcccgtgaaggaGTCGTGAAGTGCGGGTCATAGGTTTTAAAGAGACAATAATCGCCAGGATCCCTTCTCCATTTCgcctataacctgcacttcaaatatgcatTAATTTCAGAATTGGTTAACCAAGCCATTTTCCTGATAAAGATGTGATTTCAAAAGCATTACACGTGACTTCCTGATCTGCAGACCAACGCGGTCATTGTGATACTTAATGTACGATTTCAGTGCTATGTATGACATGTGACAAATGATGTATAATGCGAATTACACTAGTAATTGGCCCGAGAATCTGTATAGAAAGGTCTTTTGCCGAAACACAAATCGTGGAGGTTGTTTTGAAGAATCCATCTCTAAGTGTTTTTTTGACAAGGAATAAACGAAAgccctggcccgggttgctcgaagcgtggatagcgctaaccagcgttaaataccatggaaacctatcgGTTTTGATAcatcttaaccaacggttagcgctaaccaagcttcgagcaaccggccccctGGATATTTAACTTGAACGTGAATGCTTTCAACTGTACGAATGACAGGTCACTCAGTCCTTTTGGCGGCGTAGCACGAAAACGCAAGGAAATTTAGATACGCCGGTGCCGTCAAAGTCTTTTTCCAGTATGATGGGAGAAGCTGGCATACGCGTTTGTGTTTACGTTGCGGTAGTCAACATGTGTATTTCGTTACATTTGCAGCATGTTTAAATTTGTCAGTGTTACACCTGCAAACTAGACTTAAGGTAAACTATGATTTTTTCTCGCTGGAAACGTTTTCTCAAATCACAAGTGTTGTGGAAAACTTGTTTAATGCATGTGATGTTTCGAAAGTATTGATCATTCGAAATGTGCCACTAAGTTATTACCTCTCTTCAATTGATTTCAAGTAAAGCAAACATGGTATTGTTGTATCGTCTTTATGATTCAGACAAAGCAATCAGTCTCAGTGTACCTTTCACAAGATCTAAGGAAACGACAGATCACGAATAGTGTGTTGGTCCTGTCAATACATTGTCACAGTCTTGATAAACTAAACAAAGGGCAAGTGCATTTTATTCTGTAAAGCGATGAACATGGCCTCAAGTTCAAGGCCACTGTTCATGCGCATGAAGTTCTTCATGTCTTTACGTGCCATGTGTTCGCTTGGTCTCTCGTTGTTAAGCATTTATTAAGGACGGTCGGATAACAAATGATCTTCAATCTGTTTGTCCAGGCACCTTCTCGTGTGCAATGAAACTAGTTTACACAGCTTAACTGGTTTTACTTAACCAAAATGTTTGCATGTCCTTACTCTGGCAGGTTACGGTAATTACTTTATCCCTATCAAAAGGTTCCTAAAGCTATTCCGTCTACCGTAGAATCGTGATATCAAACATGCCGGCTAGACCGTAATGATCATAGTCATTCCATGGCCTTGAGCTGTGACACAACAGgcttattggttaaaaaagggaCCGTGCGAACACCGTGCAAACAAAACCTACTGTGTTAAAGTTAGAAATAGCAATCATGATCCTTTTCTACAAGAAGTACCAAGTTTTATTTTCTACCACGAAACTGAAAGtaaggactttaagatctactacGGTGGCGGCGACGGAAACGTTACTTCAAAATGAAACtttgcaaaatccaa from Montipora capricornis isolate CH-2021 chromosome 9, ASM3666992v2, whole genome shotgun sequence encodes:
- the LOC138015736 gene encoding pituitary homeobox 2-like gives rise to the protein MTSPRDSPELPSYDMNNNLSSKELSEKRTNSLEENTIVEEEGTKTKRKQRRQRTHFTSYQLQEMEAMFARNRYPDMAVREDIALWTSLTEARVRVWFKNRRAKWRKKEKNNPSNVLGQEKPGTIIPSVNGYYDSPSSLRYDSSETAPSVFPNYSSNYWSKGAPTLGYSPLQQGTNSLGYNSFGQIPPPCPVPPPMTGSLSPFSTPISSDNNSAASFGVSSSAVPSVPCGYPSTYAYQEQSSMYLKGKSPSLNHHSNYSQGNPYGSYPYGMAEIPINI